From the genome of Prevotella herbatica, one region includes:
- the leuC gene encoding 3-isopropylmalate dehydratase large subunit, translating into MNTLFDKIWDKHVVQTIKDGPTQLYIDRLYCHEVTSPQAFAGMRERGLKCFRSDKIYCMPDHNTPTHDQDKPVDDPISRKQLDTLDKNCDDFGLKEFKMNTKDNGIIHVVGPEKGLSLPGMTIVCGDSHTSTHGAMGAVAFGIGTSEVEMVMASQCILQQKPKSMRININGKLSPNVVAKDVALYLMSKLTTSGATGYFVEYSGHVVRDMSMEGRLTLCNLSIEMGARGGFVAPDEKTFEYIKGREYAPKGEEWDKALAYWKTLKSGDDAIFDKELNFNASDIAPRITYGTNPGMGIAIDKTIPTLDTIDEKEQASFMKSLEYMGFAPGEKLLGHSIDYVFLGACTNGRIEDFRAFANIVKGKKKADNVTAWLVPGSWLVDEQIREEGIDKIVEAAGFEIRQPGCSACLAMNDDKIPAGKYSVSTSNRNFEGRQGPGSRTILASPLVAAAAAITGKITDPRTL; encoded by the coding sequence ATGAATACATTATTTGACAAGATTTGGGACAAACATGTTGTTCAGACCATTAAAGACGGTCCTACACAGCTATACATAGATCGTCTTTATTGTCACGAAGTAACTTCCCCTCAGGCTTTTGCAGGAATGCGTGAAAGGGGATTGAAGTGCTTTAGATCTGACAAGATATATTGTATGCCAGACCATAATACACCTACCCATGATCAGGATAAACCTGTTGATGATCCTATTTCACGCAAACAACTTGACACGCTTGATAAGAATTGTGATGACTTTGGATTGAAAGAGTTTAAAATGAATACCAAAGATAACGGTATAATCCATGTAGTCGGTCCTGAGAAGGGACTCTCTTTGCCAGGAATGACAATTGTATGTGGTGACTCTCACACTTCAACTCATGGAGCAATGGGGGCTGTTGCTTTCGGTATTGGCACATCAGAGGTAGAAATGGTTATGGCTTCTCAATGTATTCTTCAGCAGAAGCCAAAGAGTATGAGGATAAATATAAATGGAAAACTAAGTCCTAATGTTGTGGCTAAGGACGTAGCTCTTTACTTGATGAGTAAACTTACTACTAGTGGCGCAACTGGTTATTTTGTAGAATATAGTGGTCATGTAGTGCGTGACATGTCTATGGAAGGCAGATTGACTTTGTGTAATCTATCTATCGAGATGGGAGCACGTGGAGGTTTTGTCGCTCCTGATGAAAAGACTTTTGAATATATCAAAGGTCGTGAATATGCTCCAAAAGGAGAAGAATGGGACAAGGCATTGGCTTATTGGAAAACTTTAAAGAGTGGAGACGATGCTATATTTGATAAAGAATTGAATTTTAATGCTTCTGATATTGCACCACGTATAACTTATGGTACTAATCCAGGAATGGGTATTGCTATTGATAAAACAATACCTACTCTTGATACAATAGATGAGAAGGAGCAAGCTTCATTCATGAAGAGTCTTGAGTATATGGGATTTGCTCCTGGTGAGAAACTTCTTGGTCACTCTATTGACTACGTTTTCCTTGGCGCATGCACCAACGGAAGAATTGAGGATTTCCGTGCTTTTGCAAATATTGTGAAAGGAAAGAAAAAGGCTGATAATGTAACGGCTTGGCTTGTTCCTGGTTCTTGGCTTGTTGATGAGCAGATTCGTGAAGAGGGTATAGACAAGATTGTTGAAGCTGCTGGCTTTGAAATTCGTCAACCTGGATGTTCTGCTTGTCTTGCAATGAATGATGATAAGATTCCTGCTGGAAAGTATTCTGTTTCGACAAGTAATCGTAACTTTGAAGGACGACAGGGACCTGGTTCACGTACAATACTTGCTTCTCCGCTAGTAGCTGCCGCTGCCGCTATAACGGGTAAAATAACTGATCCACGAACTCTTTAA
- a CDS encoding 2-isopropylmalate synthase, with product MSDRLFVFDTTLRDGEQVPGCQLNTVEKIQVAKALEQLGVDVIEAGFPISSPGDFNSVVEISKAVTWPTICALTRAVQKDIDCAVDALKYAKHKRIHTGIGTSDSHIKYKFNSNREEIIERAVAAVSYAKKYVEDVEFYAEDAGRTDNEYLARVVEAVVKAGATVVNIPDTTGYCLPDEYGNKIKYLMEHVDGMDKAILSTHCHNDLGMATANTLQGVLNGARQVEVTINGIGERAGNTALEEIAMILKCHKGINIDTNINTNKIVPMSRMVSSLMNMPVQPNKAIVGRNAFAHSSGIHQDGILKNVQTYEIINPKDIGLDDNSIVLTARSGRAALKYRLHVNGIDIEDEEKLDNLYKKFLLLADKKKEVSDEDVMMLAGADQTDAHGVKLDYLQVTTGKGVKSVASIGLDLAGQKFEEASSGNGPVDAAIKALKKIIQKKMFLKEFTIQAIDKGSDDVGKVHMQVEYDGHVYYGFGADTDIVTASVEAYIDCINKFKIR from the coding sequence ATGAGTGACAGATTGTTTGTTTTTGATACCACTCTTAGAGATGGTGAGCAGGTGCCGGGATGTCAGTTGAATACTGTTGAGAAAATACAGGTTGCAAAGGCTCTTGAGCAGTTGGGAGTAGATGTTATTGAGGCAGGTTTCCCTATATCATCTCCAGGTGATTTTAATTCTGTTGTTGAAATTTCCAAAGCTGTTACATGGCCAACAATATGTGCCTTGACAAGAGCTGTGCAAAAAGATATTGATTGTGCTGTTGATGCTCTAAAATATGCAAAACACAAGCGTATCCATACAGGAATAGGAACTAGTGATTCTCACATCAAATATAAATTCAACTCTAATAGAGAAGAGATAATTGAGCGTGCTGTTGCAGCCGTTAGTTATGCAAAAAAATATGTAGAAGATGTAGAGTTTTACGCAGAAGATGCAGGTAGAACTGATAATGAATATTTGGCAAGAGTTGTAGAGGCTGTCGTTAAAGCTGGTGCTACAGTTGTCAACATTCCTGACACAACAGGTTATTGCCTTCCTGATGAGTATGGAAATAAGATTAAGTATCTCATGGAACATGTTGATGGCATGGATAAGGCAATCCTTTCAACTCATTGTCATAACGATTTAGGTATGGCTACTGCAAATACTCTTCAAGGTGTCTTGAATGGTGCGCGCCAGGTAGAAGTAACTATAAATGGAATAGGAGAGCGTGCTGGTAATACTGCCCTTGAAGAAATTGCTATGATACTTAAATGTCATAAGGGCATTAACATTGACACGAATATCAATACAAATAAGATTGTTCCTATGTCTAGAATGGTTTCTAGCTTAATGAACATGCCAGTGCAGCCTAATAAGGCTATTGTTGGACGTAATGCATTTGCACATTCAAGCGGTATTCATCAAGATGGTATATTGAAGAATGTACAGACTTATGAAATAATCAACCCAAAGGATATCGGCTTAGATGATAATTCGATAGTATTGACTGCTCGTTCAGGAAGGGCAGCTCTGAAATATCGTCTGCATGTAAATGGTATCGATATTGAAGACGAGGAAAAGCTTGATAATTTATATAAGAAATTCTTACTGTTGGCTGATAAGAAGAAAGAGGTTAGCGATGAGGATGTAATGATGTTGGCTGGTGCCGATCAGACAGATGCTCATGGAGTGAAACTTGATTACCTACAGGTAACTACTGGTAAAGGTGTAAAGAGCGTTGCAAGCATTGGACTTGATTTGGCTGGTCAGAAGTTTGAAGAAGCATCTTCGGGCAATGGTCCTGTAGATGCAGCCATCAAGGCTTTGAAAAAAATCATACAGAAGAAGATGTTTTTGAAAGAGTTTACTATTCAGGCAATAGATAAGGGCTCTGATGATGTGGGTAAAGTTCACATGCAGGTAGAATATGATGGTCATGTATATTATGGTTTTGGTGCTGATACAGATATTGTAACTGCCAGTGTAGAGGCATATATAGATTGTATTAATAAGTTTAAGATTCGCTAA
- the leuD gene encoding 3-isopropylmalate dehydratase small subunit, translating to MKQKFNVITSTCIPLPLENVDTDQIIPARFLKATDKEGFGDNLFRDWRYNKDGSIKKDFVLNDSRYSGVILVAGKNFGSGSSREHAAWAIAGYGFRVVISSFFADIHKNNELNNFVLPVVVSEGFLQELFDSISEDNKMEVKVDLPNQVVTNLKTRKSERFEINGYKKHCLMNGLDDVDFLVENRDKVESWENANK from the coding sequence ATGAAACAGAAATTTAACGTTATAACATCAACTTGTATTCCATTGCCGTTAGAGAACGTGGATACAGACCAGATAATTCCAGCTCGTTTTTTAAAAGCAACAGATAAAGAAGGTTTTGGTGATAATTTATTTCGTGATTGGCGATATAATAAGGATGGTTCAATAAAGAAAGATTTTGTTTTAAACGATTCTAGATACAGTGGAGTCATACTTGTAGCTGGTAAAAACTTTGGCTCTGGTTCATCTCGTGAACATGCTGCTTGGGCTATTGCTGGATATGGATTCAGAGTTGTAATAAGTTCTTTCTTCGCTGATATTCATAAAAATAATGAACTTAACAATTTTGTGCTTCCTGTAGTTGTGTCAGAAGGTTTTCTTCAGGAACTTTTTGATAGCATAAGCGAAGATAACAAGATGGAGGTGAAGGTTGATTTACCAAATCAGGTTGTTACTAATTTAAAGACAAGAAAGAGTGAGCGATTTGAAATAAACGGATATAAGAAACATTGTCTTATGAATGGTCTTGATGATGTAGACTTCCTTGTGGAGAATCGTGATAAAGTTGAATCATGGGAGAACGCAAACAAATAG